Part of the Chitinophaga parva genome is shown below.
GAAAGGAAAGGGCAGGGCCCCCAAACTGGAAGGTTACCAGCTGGTGCCCCGGTCCCTGCTGAATGATTATGCATTCCCGAAAACGATTGTCAGTTACCTGGAGCAGCAAACCACGGGCCTCACCCTTTTTTGAAGCAGTGAATGACCTGGTTGGGACCGGCTTGAAGGCCGCGCGTGCGGAAGGTGGAAGTTTCCCATCATGCCCGGCTACCCGCAACCAGTTCCTGCCACTCAACTTCCGGCAAGCGGAAATCCGGGTGGCAACCCCTTGTTACCGGGAAGGGTAACCTGGAAATTTCTCCCCACCGGGGGCCATTTTCCACGGTTGGGCCCGTTTTAAGCCACACAGGCGAACAATATCGCGGCATTGGCCCAAATGTGCTCGTTTTTTTTGCTGAAAAATCCGAAATTGGCGCTTATTCCACGTTCACATTTCCGCCCGCGCGGGCCCTTCCCTTCACCGGATCAACCGCCGTGAAATGAAAAAAGCTGATTCGCGAAAAGGCTGATGATGATGGCGATCCAACACTTGTCGTTTTTTCCTGAAATCGGCCTGAACTTTGCTTTTTCAAGCCGCAGGACCATGGAAAAATAAGCACTGGATTAAAAAATACATTAACTTTAGAAAGGTGGTTTTATGAACGAAGAATTCATTATCAATAGCAAAAACCTACAATCATGAGAGGCGTCAATAAAGTAATGTTGATTGGCAATTTAGGAAGGGACCCGGATGTACAATTTTTAGAAGGCAACATCGCAGTAGCTAAATTTTCCCTGGCTACCACCGAAACATTTAAGGACAGGGCAGGCAAACTGATTTCCCAGACTGAATGGCATACAGTAGTACTTTGGCGCGGGCTGGCAGAACTGGCCCAAAAATACCTTCACAAAGGCAGCCTCGTTTACATTGAAGGACGCCTGCGCACCCGTAGCTGGGAAGATAAGGAGGGCAATAAGAAATTTGCCACTGAAGTGGTGGGCGACAACCTGGTAATGCTGGATAAGCGCCTGGACCTCAACAGTTCCGACCATGGCCTCAGCGGTCACCAGGGCGGCACCGGGACCAACAGTGGCGGAGAAGCATTCCCCAATATGGAGCTCCCCCCTTCCATGAACGAACCCGCGGGAGATCTGCCTTTTTAATCATTGCATTACTTAATTTTACATATAATTATATAGGTAGCGTTTGAAAACCGCCTGCTTATATGCCTATCTTTACACATGGGAAAGCGATTCAATCAACGCGGCTGAATTACTTTCCCTTATTTTTGAGTGGTTTTTATAAACGCACATGACTTTGGAAATCCAATCGGCCACCGCTTTCTTGACCGGGCATCCCCTGCTGCAAGCTACCACGCTTACGCCCAACGTAATGGTCTACCTGCTCGTAATTTTCCTGGTACTATTGCTCGCCTTCATCGTATCCGGATCGGAAGTGGCATTTTTATCCCTGAACTACAAGGACCTGAACGTGCTCAAAACCCGGCAGAACGTATCCGGCAAGCTGATTATCAAGCTGCTGGAAAAACCCAAATCCCTGCTGGCCAGCCTCCAGATCTCCGGCATCCTGCTCAGCATTGCCTTCATCTTTACGACCAACTACGTATTCCAGCTCATGCTCGATGCCGGGGCCGAATCGTTCCTGAAACTGATCTCCGTGCCCGTGCGCATCATCATTATCTGCGCCGTGCTGCTCTTCTTCGGGCAGGTGCTGCCCCGCACCTGGGCCGCCCAGAACAATATCCGCTTTGCCACCTACTTTGCCTGGTTTATCAATATTGTGCACGCCACCCTGGAACCAGTGAGCGACTTCTTCGTTGGCCTCAGCGGCAACATCGAAGACAAGCTCTTTCACCGCAACACCGGTGTGGTCAACTACCAGGAAATTGACGAAGCTATTGAAGCCAGTACGGACGCCACCACCACCCAGGAAGAAAAGAACATCCTCAAGGGTATCCTCAAGTTTGGCAACATTACCGTGAAGCAGATCATGAAAAGCCGCCTGGATGTGAACGGCGTGGAGTACGACGCCACCCTGTCTGAACTGGTGAAACGCGTAGCAGACCTGCATTACAGCCGCCTGCCCGTGTATAAGGGCAACCTGGATAACATTGTAGGCGTGATCCATACCAAGGACCTGCTGCCCTACCTGGACAAGCCCGATACCTTTGACTGGCACGAAGTAATGCGCCAGCCTTTCTTTGTACATGGCCATAAACTGATAGAAGACCTGCTGAGCGAATTCCAGAACCGCCGCATCCACTTTGCCGTGGTGGTGGACGAATTTGGCGGCACCTCCGGTATTGTCACCCTGGAAGACATCATGGAAGAAGTGATCGGCGATATCAAGGACGAATTTGATGAAGACGAGTTCCACTACAACAAAGTAGACAACGATACGTTTGTGTTTGAGGGCAAAACGATGCTGAACGATGCATGCCGCATTATGAACATCCGCCCGGACACATTTGAAAGCGTGAAAGGTGAAAGTGACTCCGTAGGAGGCCTGATCCTGGAGCTGGCAGGCAAATTCCCGGAAGAAAACAGCGTGATCACCTATGGCGATTACGACTTTACCGTGCTGGAAGTCACCAAGATGCGCATCATGAAAGTGCAGGTGACCATTAAACACGGTGTTACCAAATCTGAATAAATTATCTGTGAATAAAGTACTGCGCCTGATAGCCGGCAGCGCCCTGCTGCTGGTATTCCTGGCCGGCTGTGAGCAAACTTTCACACCGAAGCCCAGGGGTTATTTCAAGATCAAATTCCCGGAAAGAAAATACCAGGTATTCAACGAGCCGGGCTACCCTTACACCTTTGAATATCCCGTATACGCCAAAGTGGTAAAAGATTCCCTCTTCTTCGGGGAAAAAGCCGAAAATCCCTGGTGGATCAACCTGGAATTTCCTTCCCTCAATGGCAAGGTGTACATGAGCTACAAGGAAATAGGCAAAAACGGCAATTCCTACGAGAAGCTGGTCAATGACGCCTTTAAGCTCACCTACAAGCACACCCTCAAAGCCTCCTCCATCAATGAAAAGCCCATCCACACGCCTAACGACGTGTATGGACTCTTCTACGACGTGGAGGGAGACGCGGCTTCCGCCAAGCAATTCTATGCTACAGACAGCGTCCATCATTTCCTGCGCGGCGCCCTCTACTTTGACGCTACCCCCAATGCAGACTCCCTGGCCCCCGTGCACCAGTTCCTGCAGGAGGATATGTGGCACATGGTACAAACGCTGAAGTGGAGATAGGTAATTGTTTTTTGTGAATTTTTAAGGGACCTTTGCAGCAAGGAAGCGGTTTAGCTATGATCATAATTGACGATAAATATATCAGTGACGAAGTGGTGGAGGAGCAGTTTGTCTGCAACCTGAACGCCTGCAAAGGGGCCTGCTGTGTGGCCGGTGATTGCGGCGCCCCGTTGAATAAACAGGAGCTCAAGACCCTGAAAAAGATCTATCCCGCTGTAAAGCCCTACCTGCGCGCTGAAGGCATTGCCGAGATCGAAAAAACCGGCTATCATACCATCGATGATGAATACGGTTATGTAACACCCATTGTGAACGGCGGCATCTGCGCCTATGCCACGGTGGATGAAAACGGCATTACCGGTTGCGGCATCGAAAAAGCATATAACGATGGCAAGGTGGATTTCAAGAAACCTATCTCCTGCCACCTCTACCCCATCCGCGTTAAAAAGTACGATACCTGGGAAGCCGTGAACTACGACCGTTGGGACATCTGCAAGGCCGCCTGCAAGAACGGCAAGGCACTGAAAGTACCGGTATACCGCTTTCTCCGCGATGCGATCATCCGCGCTTACGGCACGGAATTTTATGAAGTGCTGGACAAGATCGCGAAGAAGTCATTCCCCCGCCAGGATCAATAATCCGCAACACTGCAAGATCGTATCAGCCTTTGGCAAGAAATACCGCGCCGGTGGCCGGATTTTTGATTAAACTTGCACCAGGATAATCATACGGTACACACCATGACAGGGCTTTGGCCCCCAATGCTTATCTTTCGCTTTTACTACTAACTAACTGACCCGCATATGCATCCATCTGCATCCACTTTCCTGAAGGCAAGTGAAGAGAAGGCGGCCGATCTGCAGCACCGGCAAACGATCAATTACAACATCGGTAAATACAATGCAGCCGTAGTAGGCGGCAAGCGCCAGTTTGCCGACATCATGACCGCCCGGGAAAGGGCCAAGAACACCAAGTGGCGCGCCATTGAGCACCTGGATAAATTCCTGGAAGACTTTGAGTCTAATTTCATTAAGCGCGGCGGAAAAGTGATATGGGCCGAGAATGCAGAACAGGCACAGGCGGAGATCCTGGCCATTTGCAAGGCCAAGAACTGCAAGACCATCGTTAAGAGCAAATCCATGGCCACAGAGGAGATCCACCTCAATGATTTCCTGGCCAAGCACAATATTGAATCCGTAGAAACAGACCTCGGGGAGTATATCCAGCAGCTGGATGAGGAGCCGCCTTACCACATTGTAACGCCGGCCATGCACAAGAGCAAGGAAGACGTGGCCCGCCTCTTTGCAGACAAGCTGGGTACGGATCCTACCCTTTCCCCCGAACAACTGACCCTGGTGGCCCGCGATACCCTGCGTGCCAAGTACACCCAGGCAGAAGTGGGTATCACCGGTGCTAACTTCATGATCGCAGATATAGGCGGCATTGCCATTACCGAAAATGAAGGTAACGCACGCCTTACCACCTCTTTCCCGAAAACGCATATTGCCCTGGTAGGCCTGGAAAAAATACTGCCTTCCATCAATGACCTGGCGCTGTTCTGGCCATTGCTGGCCACTTTCGGTACC
Proteins encoded:
- a CDS encoding LutB/LldF family L-lactate oxidation iron-sulfur protein, which codes for MHPSASTFLKASEEKAADLQHRQTINYNIGKYNAAVVGGKRQFADIMTARERAKNTKWRAIEHLDKFLEDFESNFIKRGGKVIWAENAEQAQAEILAICKAKNCKTIVKSKSMATEEIHLNDFLAKHNIESVETDLGEYIQQLDEEPPYHIVTPAMHKSKEDVARLFADKLGTDPTLSPEQLTLVARDTLRAKYTQAEVGITGANFMIADIGGIAITENEGNARLTTSFPKTHIALVGLEKILPSINDLALFWPLLATFGTGQQITSYNTIITGPRQEGEPDGPDEMYVVILDNGRTNILQDVEAREALYCIRCGSCLNACPVYKNIGGHSYATTYSGPIGSVITPHLAGMENYMHLSYASSLCGNCTEVCPVRINLHELLLHNRHKAVEENFTGGGEKMAWYGWKQASLHRSLMNAAGGRMKNFVISRLFAKAWGDDRALPIFAPKSFNQLWKERRK
- a CDS encoding single-stranded DNA-binding protein, with the protein product MRGVNKVMLIGNLGRDPDVQFLEGNIAVAKFSLATTETFKDRAGKLISQTEWHTVVLWRGLAELAQKYLHKGSLVYIEGRLRTRSWEDKEGNKKFATEVVGDNLVMLDKRLDLNSSDHGLSGHQGGTGTNSGGEAFPNMELPPSMNEPAGDLPF
- the gldE gene encoding gliding motility-associated protein GldE, producing the protein MTLEIQSATAFLTGHPLLQATTLTPNVMVYLLVIFLVLLLAFIVSGSEVAFLSLNYKDLNVLKTRQNVSGKLIIKLLEKPKSLLASLQISGILLSIAFIFTTNYVFQLMLDAGAESFLKLISVPVRIIIICAVLLFFGQVLPRTWAAQNNIRFATYFAWFINIVHATLEPVSDFFVGLSGNIEDKLFHRNTGVVNYQEIDEAIEASTDATTTQEEKNILKGILKFGNITVKQIMKSRLDVNGVEYDATLSELVKRVADLHYSRLPVYKGNLDNIVGVIHTKDLLPYLDKPDTFDWHEVMRQPFFVHGHKLIEDLLSEFQNRRIHFAVVVDEFGGTSGIVTLEDIMEEVIGDIKDEFDEDEFHYNKVDNDTFVFEGKTMLNDACRIMNIRPDTFESVKGESDSVGGLILELAGKFPEENSVITYGDYDFTVLEVTKMRIMKVQVTIKHGVTKSE
- the gldD gene encoding gliding motility lipoprotein GldD, whose amino-acid sequence is MNKVLRLIAGSALLLVFLAGCEQTFTPKPRGYFKIKFPERKYQVFNEPGYPYTFEYPVYAKVVKDSLFFGEKAENPWWINLEFPSLNGKVYMSYKEIGKNGNSYEKLVNDAFKLTYKHTLKASSINEKPIHTPNDVYGLFYDVEGDAASAKQFYATDSVHHFLRGALYFDATPNADSLAPVHQFLQEDMWHMVQTLKWR
- a CDS encoding DUF3109 family protein, encoding MIIIDDKYISDEVVEEQFVCNLNACKGACCVAGDCGAPLNKQELKTLKKIYPAVKPYLRAEGIAEIEKTGYHTIDDEYGYVTPIVNGGICAYATVDENGITGCGIEKAYNDGKVDFKKPISCHLYPIRVKKYDTWEAVNYDRWDICKAACKNGKALKVPVYRFLRDAIIRAYGTEFYEVLDKIAKKSFPRQDQ